Proteins encoded in a region of the Pelobates fuscus isolate aPelFus1 chromosome 11, aPelFus1.pri, whole genome shotgun sequence genome:
- the LOC134576935 gene encoding olfactory receptor 5P6-like — protein sequence MNYRNHTTITEFILAGLSEDPELQPFLFAVFFSIYVITVSGNICIILAYNLSSNLHNPMYFILANFAFVEICYVSVISPKMLEMFLADRKTISFYCCAFQLYCTFLFGTTECIILAVMSYDRYNAICRPLLYNTIMNKINCTQFIAGSWFMASVNAFLQTVFTFTLPFCDDNMINSFFCDIPPLLKLACADTWVSELVTYFVGGSLGVGPCILIMVSYIQIILTVLTIHSSSGRKKAFSTCTSHFLVVIIFYGSIFFVYLTPQSSESVYQNRLTSVMYTIIAPLLNPFIYSLRNKDVKIAILKIINQNVACQRK from the coding sequence ATGAATTATAGAAATCATACCACAATAACAGAATTTATCCTTGCTGGACTTTCGGAGGATCCTGAACTCCAACCCTTTCTGTTTGctgtgtttttttctatttatgtaatTACAGTGAGTGGAAATATATGCATAATCCTTGCATATAATTTGAGTTCAAATCTACACAACCCTATGTACTTCATTCTCGCCAATTTTGCCTTTGTCGAAATATGTTACGTTTCAGTCATTTCTCCAAAAATGTTGGAAATGTTTCTAGCTGACCGTAAAACAATCTCTTTCTATTGCTGCGCTTTTCAGTTGTACTGCACGTTCCTTTTTGGCACAACCGAGTGCATTATACTGGCAGTTATGTCATATGATCGATATAACGCCATATGCCGTCCACTTTTATATAATactataatgaataaaataaattgcactCAATTTATAGCAGGATCATGGTTTATGGCTTCAGTAAACGCTTTTTTGCAAACTGTGTTTACATTCACTTTGCCGTTCTGTGATGATAATAtgattaatagttttttttgtgatATTCCTCCACTACTGAAATTAGCTTGTGCAGATACATGGGTCAGTGAACTTGTAACATATTTTGTCGGGGGTTCTCTTGGAGTTGGTCCATGTATTTTGATAATGGTTTCATACATACAGATCATCTTAACCGTTCTAACAATCCATTCAAGTTCTGGGAGGAAGAAAGCATTCTCGACCTGCACCTCGCATTTTCTAGTTGTTATCATATTTTATGGttctattttttttgtctatttgacACCACAATCAAGTGAGTCAGTGTATCAGAACAGATTGACCTCTGTAATGTATACGATTATTGCCCCATTATTAAATCCTTTCATATACAGTCTAAGAAATAAGGATGTAAAAATTGCTATTTTAAAGATAATTAATCAAAATGTGGCTTGCCAAAGGAAATAA